A window of Heterodontus francisci isolate sHetFra1 chromosome 2, sHetFra1.hap1, whole genome shotgun sequence genomic DNA:
ACCTCTAAAGGCAATACGAATCAACAAACTAGAGGTTATGGACATAGCTAAAATGTCTCATCTAATAAATAATTGAGTTGATAAGCAAATGTCAAGTGTTTTCCTTTCAAAGAATATTCTCTGTGGAAAGATGACGCCAGCAGCCGCTTTAGAAGCCTGCGTTTAAAATATTTGCAGCAGTAGATCTGTTAACTGATGGCCTTTGCAACAAGGCTCCACCTCATTCAGTGATGAAATTTCATATTAGCCAATCAGGTCGAACTCCCAAAAGATCCAGGCACCCAGAGCTATATTACCCCTTTGAAAACTTTCCTGTAACTCAGAGCCGTCTCTCAGAAATCATCGTTTGGATAAGTTCAGCTCCTTTTGATAATTCATTATATTAAGTAGATTCCTCTAACCGCGTTGCGGCCGTCAGCTGGATATCCCAATATTATATCCTTTCATTTCTTTAAACCGATGTTAGGAGCAATCATGCAGGACGAAGAAAACTCCCCAGTCTCTCCAGCAGAGAGCCTGAGCAATAGTGAAGACGAAGGGGACAGGCAGCAGAAAAAAAGTGTCAGAAAGAGGCGACCGAGCAGGAAATCTGGGGAGGAAACAGACAGTCCTGCGTCAGTGAAAAGGGGCAAGAAGAGGGATGGTAGCCCCCAGTCCTTCGAAGAACTGCAAACCCAGAGGGTCATGGCCAATGTAAGGGAGCGCCAGAGGACACAATCCCTCAACGAAGCCTTCTCTGCCCTGCGCAAAATCATCCCGACCCTGCCATCGGACAAACTGAGCAAAATCCAGACCCTCAAGCTCGCAGCGAGGTACATCGATTTCCTTTACCAGGTCTTACAAAGTGACGAGCTGGACAACAAAATGTCGAGCTGCAGTTATGTGGCACACGAGAGACTCAGTTACGCTTTCTCAGTGTGGAGGATGGAGGGAGCCTGGTCCATGTCCACATCACACTAGCAGCTACCGTTAAGGACAAAGGTAAGCATCAACTTGGCATATTTATTAAATATGTTTTACAAAAAAAACTTTTTAGATAGTCAGTAAAGGTAAAGCAGAGCTTCATGCCCACTGTATATCCAGATCGGTTTTATTTTCATTAAAATGACATTTCAGATGGACATTTAAATGTAAATGCACCATTTCCAAAATGTTTGACTGCAGATTTATTTTGGCAACGACGAATAATGTTTCCCATTCTTGCTGTATTCTTTCATATTATTAATTCACGCTTCCACTTCCTCTTGATTTCTAGGGTcggttccttttccttttttcactCCTGTCCTGGCCACACGTTTCTCCATTTCTCATCAATTAACTATTCCCTTCACTCCTAATCCAAAATTGTTCCACCACCTTTGTCTATAATGAATCAACAACTTttactttctgtcctttctgtagGCTAGTTTCCAACCCACCGTCCAAAACCATCATTGGGTGAAAGAATAAATTCCAGGACGCCAAAGGGCGAGAAAGGCTAAAAATACAAAATTCAGAACGGCAGGATGCAACATTTTATCTAAATGGAGGTTCTCCACAATCGCCCGCCCCGCCCCACCACCCTGACTAATAGAGGTGCCAAAACAGTCGTCTTTGGCTCGCTAATCTCAGTGTAATCCATTGCTATTTTCCTAGGTGAAAAAAGATTTGCCACAAAGGGCCAACGGCTGGACAGACAACAGAGTTTGACGTCTGGATACTTAAACACGTTGATCTTTGCCATTGATGGATCATAAgagaaaagtttaaaaaaaactaatggAAAGGGCGTGGGAAGCACTTACAGAAAACGAGCCATGGACGTGGACCCATCCAATCGTGCGGCTATACAATCATTTGTACATCTGAGGTGTATTTTGCCATTCACATCATTTTATCCTGACGATGAATGTTGTTGGAACTCATTCCTTCCTTTACTATGCATGCCTTCAACAATCATGTCTATATCTGCTATTGAGGACGCAGGAAAGTtgaattattttattttgtttttccaaaactgCTACGGTGAACAGGTCTAGAGTGACAATGAGTTTTAGAAAATGGACCAAACTGTTATGCAAAACCAGTTGGTTAGTCTTTCCTCTCTTGagaaacatttatttatttattaatgtgCCATGTCTCAATGCATAAAGATCTGGTGTCTAAATGCATTCATATTTTGTGATTGTTTTGTAAATATCTTTGTATATTTTCTGCAATAAATACCTATGATCTAAACTTTAAGGTAAAGTTATATACATATACGGCTATTTTACGGTATAATTTGGTTGTTACTTAAGGGGTAAACTTGAAGATGAATAGCTGTTTGCAGTAAGTTGTAACGGCCCCCAGGGGAGAGTGGCATCTAACAAACAAACGGTGCACAAAAGACAAACAGAACGGCTACTGACAGACAAAGACGAGTGAGCCAGAATGAGAGGGAGAATGGGTGAACACCGTCTAACACGGGCTGATTATTGACCTTTTAGAGGGCTATAATTAAAAGCATGCACAGCAATGTTATGTTGCTTTCCAGGTCTGGATTCATATCAATTCTGCAGTGCGTGCTTGAACATAACTACGGGCTGCGAAAAGTGGAGCAAAAGAGCAATCCGCGCCCTACTATTTGTGTATATAAACTGGTTCGTGAATTCAGAAGGTATTTGTAAATTAAATCTATCTTTCACAGATTGATATTCGCATCGTgtagtgtggaacataaacacccatACATCTTAAAAGGAAATACAGAAAGGAAACTAGGTGCAGAATTCTGAATAACTAAGTGGATGAATTATTCAAGCACAATATAAGTTATTCTATAATACTTGCTTGGAACGAATTGTACAATGCGGATATTTTAAACTATCCAAAAACAGAATAAAAAATCCACTTTATTTATTTCGCTGGCAATGAAATAAGATGTTTATGTGCTTCAGCTTTCTCATCGTCTTTCAAACATTTGTTTTTCATTATGCTTCTGTTAAGCTACACACACATATAGTTTAAAGGCCTCCAAATTAAAATTAACGGTTTGCGCATTCGAAGAGTATTTCTGTACAAAGGCGTAGAGGTTTGGCTTTGTGAAGCTTTATTCTAAATGGTCTAACATAACAACCCCTGCGCTTAATAGACGAGAATACCATTGGATCAGGCGAGCAGACGCTGCTGCTACTTTCTTACAGTCCTCGACTTTTCCAATAAAGAGCGTGCCAGTGGTAATGTGTAACTGAAATGTTTTTGTGCTAGATATTACTACACAGGGGGATTGCCTTTCTTTGCTTTCTTATTGATGGATTGAGTGTCGAGGCATTTCACTCCTTTAGAACATTCGTTCTTGACTGCTTTAACTGAAGTATCAAAAAGTTTAATACGTAGCGCGTTTTTCACTTAAAGGGGCTTTCGTTTTCATTTCTTTTCGTTGCTGTTTGCCAAAATAATGCACATGGTATGCGAATCGAGCTGCTATTCTTTCCCGGTTTGATCACGTTTGAGCATGATTCAAATAGTTTGGTGTTAAATGTTACATCTATAAGATAACGTATATGCATGCATGGAAAGGCAGAAAGCATTGAATTAGGATCAAGTCGAGATTAAAGTTGTACGTTTGAGTTATTGTAAATACAGTAATTCCCACATTCCTGTCGATCCTGGGAATATGAGTTCCACGGCTCGATTTTATATGGCTTCGGCATCAATGGCTGTTCGTCTGTCTTTGACATTTCATCACACATCAAAGACCTGTCCAGAGATCTACATTCCGTCACACTTTTCAAGCTGCACTGAATCCTCCACCCTCCCCCGTTTGTAGGCCCAAAGGCCGAATTTCAACCCCTAAATAACTGCCCAAAATATAACCCACACTAAATTCCTGTCAACCATCCATGCCACAAAATTATTTGGACAATATTGTGCAAAAATTCATTTCAGAAAACAATTGTCAAAGTCTGGAGGTTGATTTAATTTTCAATCGTTTTGAATCGGTGAAGGGGATTTccgcacccccccgcacccccccccccccccaattgttTTCATGATATTGAAATTGGAAACCAGAGCAATGCAACGAGTTTGTCCTCTGGAACACCGGTCATCATGTCGCACTGAACTGTACAAGGAGGACATACTGGGGTCACAGTTAAAGGCCACTGTACTTACTATTCCATCTCTGGGCCTGTGCAGGCTTCACTCAAAGTCTCATAACTCGACCTGCACCAAGGTTTCATTTCCTCAGACGTGTTTTTAAATCCTCACGAATCCTCTTAAAAGTCAGTCGTGGGTGAGGGGTTATCAAAATAAAAGTAGTAATAAAAGGGTCGACACCTTATTTAGAAAAAAATCCGACAAGCCTATGTTTAAACAAGTATTTTCACAGAAACGAGTGTGGcttgatttccaattataagggttATGTATTGGTTCAAATAAGAATTGCTATTTCTGAGGGGTCTCACTAGTTAAGAGGACAATGGTCATGTGACATTTGAGGCTTTAAACAGATTTTTCAAGTCTGTTATATACATGATTTGTTATTCCTGACAATAAAACTACTTCAAAATATGAATGCATACAAAGCCTTTCTCGGTACTTGGAGAGCTTTTTAAATTCTCGTGTGATGTAATTTATCTGTCCTGCCACAGGGAGTTGCAACTTGTATTGTGGAGTAAAATGTTCCAGTCATTAGTTTGATAAATCTCTAGCTGACCAATGGTCGAATAGGGAATCCAAATGATTGTTTAATGGATAACTCTTCCGCCCTGCATTTCCCTGAGCGAATACGTGACTGTAGTATTTTAAATGATTCACCTTATAACTTCAACTCGGAAATAAATGATGAGCATACCATTTTCCAAAGGCTTGCGGGGACAGTTAGCAGCTTGCACTTTCATTCCATCCTCTTAATTTGCAACCGCGCCAAAAGTGATTAAAACAGAGCCAACTCATTGAAGAAATGCCCGCCGCAATGTAAGCGAGTTGTATAACGCCACGAGTGGTTGAATATTATTGGGTCCAGATCAGCATTATCTTTCAGGATATTACTGAGGTTTTACTGAGACTTTTGGTCCGCAAAGACAGAACGCTGCTGATTGTGGTGATCAATAAGGGCGACCAAAGCTGTGGGCTATTTAGAAACAAAGTGTCAAAAACATATTTTATAAATATTAGTTCAATAGCCTTCTTTCTAAAAGGAAAATGGTTTTGTAAACCCTAAGTATGAGTGTTATTTAAGGCAAGGTTTAGATGGGCTTTTGAGCCGTGTGGTGCTCTGCAAGCTCGCGGCTTTGGCAGATATTCTGACCTTGTACAATATCGAATTCTTCCAAGGCACAAGATTTCACTTGAAGTGCTGCCCAGGAATCCTCTGAAGTGAACATTTGTCCCAATAAAATGATGTAAGACTTTTCTTCTTTCATTCCATCTCATAAACAATTTAAACAAAATCTtaacaaggtggggggggggggggtctcgatATTAAATTTAAAAAGAGCATATTCACCTGGGGGCTGTGAGCAAACAATACCGAGCCACTGAAGATTAACGTTCACCGTTAACGTGtgcccctccccccacaaacacACATGCAAAAGAAAACGAGTTTCCCATGATACATAAACGTTGCTAATCTAACATTAGTTATCCTTAAATGTGACTTTTAAAATTGAAATGAAGCACCCTTCCTGTGAAGGTGCGTGATTAGAGTTTTAAGGCATTCACGGCATTCCCAGATGTCCAGAAAATCAGTGGCTGCATAAATAGGAGACAACAGTTCAGCTCCACGTACCCCAATGTAAAATAATTCCTCACAAATGCAGTTTACAGTTCAATTATTATAAAGGAGGACGTGATTTATGGAGTGGTATGCATCTACCATTACTTTCTAATTATTATTGTATTAAATACATAGTCAACATTGAATGGACGCGTATTAACGTCAATACGTTACGATTTAAAACAACCTGAGGTGGACATTACGTGAGATAGCTTTGAAGTAAGGTAAAAGTAACGCGTAACCCAAATAATTAGATGTCTGGTACATTGTATGCACACGTGCTCCAGGTTTGCTTTAACTGAATGAAGAACACGTGTCTATGTGGAGTTATTTGATCTGGTCAGCTCTGAGCAGTCAATCTGATCTGTGCACACAAGAGGGGAACATCAAACCTCATGCAGTGGGTATCCTTTAGGTTCGTACCCTGTTTTCAAATCAGCTGGGAACTCTTTGTTTATCATGCTGTGCAGCTGTGGTGGGAAATGGTTTGAAATGGTTTGAAGAAATATCAAGGGCACTTATTTAAACAATCCATTGCCTTTGTTTATTAACATTTATTTTAAATTGTAGTGTCCTCAAAAGTAGTGAGTTGAAATATTGAATTTTCCGTCGGACCTCAAAATCATCAAAATTGAAGGCAAATTGGAAAGTTAAGAAAGTTTATATCAAATCAATCTGTTTGCCAGTGCAATCTACCTGAATGGGTTTAAGCAGATGTTATAGACGGTGCAAAAACGTCACGTGCAGCAGAGCACAGATGTGCAGGTTTGCAAACACCACGCCTCCCCAACACTTCCACACAAAATGGATTGAGTTAGGACGATAAATCACTGGCCAGAATCAAGGAGAGAAAATGTGATTTTTATTTCGTCGGGTGCCGGTGGCATTCATGCGACCAGATTGtattttgttttctctctctccttcttacaCTTTCCTAGAGATCGTGGCTGTTTGATCCTTGGGAAAGTATCGGATTCGGTGCCAGAAGGCTGAGACTAATCGATTGCTGTTTGATGGGGTTTGAGGATGATAAGACGAGAGGGAGCATCATGAAGCAGGAATGCCAGCCCTGACAGCCGCACCAACCACAAGATGCATGGATGATATGAAAGAGACAGCGGTACGCTTTATAAATGTAGCGAACAGCAGCCGCAACTCCAAAGGCCTGTTTATTTCACGTGTCAAGAGCAATGTTTAAAAGGATAGCTGTCTTTGGATTTATTTTCTAAATTAAATTGATGCATACTCATAATAATGCTTCAGATTCATAACAACTGTCCTACATGGTTTTCTTTATATGCTATAGGTTTACATGTACGTAATGTTCCATAACTTTACATTGTTAGATTTTGATAAACAGAAAATAAATACAATGAATGATGATCAGCTGTCCTGAAATACTGGGTTCTCtggtaaatgcaagttattgttaacTGCTCCAAAACGAATACTATTTCATTGAGGCTCATTGATACATTTTGTCAGAATAGGCAAACTTCTCTTAATGTTACTTgtaaggagtttttttttaaaatggggttCATTTTTCCCGAGTACTTTATATTTTTCGTACGGTTTGAATGAAGGGGTTCTAGTGTATTCTGAATTTCCACTGATAAGCGATGATTTtgat
This region includes:
- the LOC137379726 gene encoding twist-related protein-like translates to MLGAIMQDEENSPVSPAESLSNSEDEGDRQQKKSVRKRRPSRKSGEETDSPASVKRGKKRDGSPQSFEELQTQRVMANVRERQRTQSLNEAFSALRKIIPTLPSDKLSKIQTLKLAARYIDFLYQVLQSDELDNKMSSCSYVAHERLSYAFSVWRMEGAWSMSTSH